TGTTCTATCAATTTATCATGGAGCCCAGCTGGGTTCTTGGACTCAGAGGATGGTGAGGGATAGGGAATGGAAGTATGTTTGGAATGCTTCAGGCGAGGATGAGCTTTACAATCTCAAAGAAGACCCCGGTGAGCTGAGGAATTTAGCTCAGGAACCGGTTTATAAAGAAGAACTTGCGAGATTGAGAAAAAGACTTGTTCAATGGATGGAGGAAGTGAATGATATTATGCTGAACAGCTGGACGAGAGCTCAACTTGAGGAGGGGACAAAGCCCTGAAGAGAATCTCCTCAATCCTTATAAAACCCGTTTCCTCAGATTGCAATGCTCGCTGCACCTATTGTTTTTATCGTCGCCCTTTAGACCCTTATAAAGGCGATAAATCACATATAATGAGCGACGATGTATTGGAGAGCTTGATATCCCAATATCTGAAAATGAGCGGTCAGATGGCGATTTTCTCCTGGCAGGGTGGCGAGCCAACCCTTGCGGGGCTTGATTTCTACGAAAAAGTGATAAAATTAGAGATAAAATACAGCAAACCGGGACAGATTATCGGCAACGCCCTTCAAACAAATGCACTCCTCATAGATGAGGACTGGGCGAGTTTCTTTAAGGAATACAATTTCCTCATGGGAGTGAGCCTGGATGGACCAAAGGAGGTCCACGAGTTCTATAGGGGGAGAGGTTCTTTTGAAAGGGTTATGGAAGCTATAAACATCTTGAAAGCTTATGATGTGGAATTCAATATCCTAACAGTGATAAGCGATGTGAATCAGGACAAGGGAAGGGAACTCCTTGATTTCTTCCTCTCCCAAGAGCTCTTTTATCTTCAATTCATCCCCTGCGTGGAGAGGGATTATCAGACTAACGAGGTAACGCCTTTTTCCGTGAATCCAGATGGATTCGCCAAGTTCCTTAAAAAGACATTTGATAAATGGTTCAATAAAGGCAATCCTTTCTTTTCCCTAAGGGATTTTGAAAACATCCTTATGATTTATATGGGGCTTGAGCCAGAGCTTTGCCAATACAAGAAGGAGTGCGGAGATTATGTGGTAGTGGAATATAACGGAGATGTTTATCCTTGCGATTTCTTCGTCTTTAAAGAATGGAGGTTGGGTAATATTATGGAGAAACCGCTTGAGGAAATCATCTCCAACAACGAGGTCTTTGAGAGGTTCAAAAAATTGAAGACAAGCGATTATGAGGAATGTTCAAAATGTAAGTGGAGATTAATTTGCAATAAGGGTTGTCCGAGGTTTCGTGTGAATTACAAAGGGGAAATCGTGGGGCATAATTATCTTTGTTCAGCTTATAAGGAATTCTTCTCCTATTCCGAGAAGAGATTCAAGGAAC
The sequence above is a segment of the bacterium genome. Coding sequences within it:
- a CDS encoding anaerobic sulfatase maturase, which encodes MKRISSILIKPVSSDCNARCTYCFYRRPLDPYKGDKSHIMSDDVLESLISQYLKMSGQMAIFSWQGGEPTLAGLDFYEKVIKLEIKYSKPGQIIGNALQTNALLIDEDWASFFKEYNFLMGVSLDGPKEVHEFYRGRGSFERVMEAINILKAYDVEFNILTVISDVNQDKGRELLDFFLSQELFYLQFIPCVERDYQTNEVTPFSVNPDGFAKFLKKTFDKWFNKGNPFFSLRDFENILMIYMGLEPELCQYKKECGDYVVVEYNGDVYPCDFFVFKEWRLGNIMEKPLEEIISNNEVFERFKKLKTSDYEECSKCKWRLICNKGCPRFRVNYKGEIVGHNYLCSAYKEFFSYSEKRFKELASRTKSGY